Below is a genomic region from Colius striatus isolate bColStr4 chromosome 29, bColStr4.1.hap1, whole genome shotgun sequence.
GGGATGGCGCCGGTTGGGGCCTGCAGGGTCCCCGGGACCCCCGGGTTtggggctggagggagctgggggtggagAGAGATCCGGTGGGGCTGTAGGGCACCAGCGAGGGAGTGAGGGCGGCCGGAAGCTCCAGAGGTGCTGGGGCCTGGCCTCAGTTGGGGCTGGCGGGGGTCTGGAACCCCCGTGACCCGGCTcggggcacagaggaacctgctgaggggcgGCAAGGGCAAGGGCACGCCAGCCTCGGTCGTGCACTCGGGATGTCTCTAGCCCCGGGAGCAgcttctccccttccttccctccctctttctttccctccgTGTGTGAGAAGTGACGATGTACAGCCCCATCGAGCCGAGTTCTCAGCAGTTGATGTGGTTTGGAGCGATCCCTTCCCCGTccgtccctccctccctccccgtcCCCTTCCCCACCGCCCGCTCAGCTCCGTGCAGTGGGACCCCGTTCTCCCTCTTCACGGCAACTCGCTGCTTCTTCTCCCCTTCCAAAACCCAGCCGGTGAGCACGTaggcagctccagctctgagctCCCTGCGCCTTTTCCCCACCTCCCTCACACTGCTGCCGTATCAGCTTTGATTTAATCGGGTCTGGCAGCAGCCTGTGACAAGGTTGGTCCCCGGGGCCATGGGGCTCGTCGGGTCATGTCCTGGCTTCTTCAGGATGTAGCCCCAACTTTTTGCTTGCCGCCAGAGCCCCTCCTGGGACAGGAGGGCAACAGGGAGGAGCTGTGTGTGATCTCTTTCTTGTTACAGACCCGCTGCCGGACCTGGAATGCAGCGCTGGCTGCTTTTGGAGAGCCCCATGTGGTTCCAGCTCTTGCTGCAGTGGCACGTACCCATCGACTGGGTGATGAAACCCCgaggggaagagggaaaaaggggggcTCAGGGTGTAGCCTCTCTGCAGCGGTGTGCTGTGGGTCGGAGGGTGCAGCCCTGGTCCCCCAACACCACCCTCCCCTCCCAGGTTTGCTCTGGAGGATGGGAGCTGATCCGTGTCCAGGAGCAGAGGTGAGGGTGGCACAGAGGGATcaaaggggagggtgagggtcTTAAGGGGTCTCCAGGCACCCATGAGCACCTTCCTGCCCTGCAAAGGCAGCTGAGTGTACTTCACTGTGGTCCTTCCCCCATGACAGGGGATGGATGGCATCAGGCCTTGCTACTGGACCAGGGTGCTGCTGTGCCATTGTGCTGGAGTTACCCCCAGTCCCTTTGTGGCACCATCAGTGATGAAGAGGCACATAGTGATGGCTCAGGCCTCCATGGCCACCTTTGCTGACACTCTCAGCTTTGCACTGGCACTGCCCAGCTGCCCCTTGGGCCAACTCATATAATCAGAGAAacattttggttggaagagacctccaagATGACCAAGTCCCAGCCtttacactgccaagcccaccactcaCCCAAGGCCTTCagcaatatctccagggctgggcactccccgacctccctgggcagcccattccagtgcttagCTCCCCATTCCTTGGGGACATCCCTCACCAGGGACATCCCTCATCCAGCAAGTGCCAAGAGCCACAGCTCATTCCCACCTCCAGCCACTCCCAGGCAcagggagcagctctggctCAGCAGCACATGCCAGTGGGGATGCCAACCTTGGGACTGAGCCCATGTCCTTCCCTTGGCTTTCGTGGACATCCCCAGAtgctgcccagctcctcaaCACGAGGAGTGTGGGAGTGTCTGGCACAGCCACACTTCACCTCAccagggatgtcccagcctgtgAAACCCTTCAGTGCTAGAGCATTTGGCAGGAGAtagctgctgctttgccctAGAGCCAGTGTCATCCCCAGCTCTGTCCCCTGATGAGTGGCCTTTGTCCCATCCAGACAtatccttctcctcttcctcaggctCTTGCAATTTCCCCATTAACTGGAAATTTTAACTCAGCAACTTtcatttcccttccttccttcgaGATGTGGGAGGAACTGAGTGGGCAGCCTATCCAGCCCCTGCTTTGCTCTTCCCTCTCAGTTTTGGGGCATTCACTGGTTGTAAACAGCCTGTGACCTTCCCCTTACCAgcctcagtttctccaggatccgggttggaagggaaaagGGATGGTGTTAAGTCTGCTGCTGTGCAAGGTTCATGATTTCGCTCAGCAAgttctgtcctgctgcagggtgagcagctctgctgcaggggctgctttcctcccctcccctcccctcccctcccctcccctcccctcccctcccctcccctcccctcccctcccctcccctcccctcccctcccctcccctcccctcccctcccctcccctcccctcccctcccctcccctccctgttTTCCACTTCGACCTGCTGGAGgttttaaataagaaagaagCTTTCTGTGCTGCTAATGGAACGAgcttcctcccagccccagcccccgcTCGGGGCTCCAAAATCCTGGCTGGGAGGGCTCAGGGGGAGCTTTTCTGCAGCCTCCCTGAAGAGGGGAGATGTGTGAGGGATGAGGGGGATGTGAGGGGGGATCAGGGGGAACCCATGGGAATCATTTGGTCCATGGCTGCCTTGGCATCACATCCTGACCCTGCCAGGGCGTCTATTCCTCATCTGTATCCCTTGTGATTCAGCCAAGACCTCACATCCGCTCAGAACGTCACCTGCTGGGCTGTTTTCTGCCCCATGGGGTGCTCAGGTACCTCCTGTACCCCATCACCCCAGCTCCAGCATGTTCCTGCTGCCCTGATTTCTTGAAGACAACATCCTTGCTATTTTGTAGCCTCATTCCAACGTGCCCTTGCTCATCCGCAGCACCAGCGGGAgacctggcagagctgtgccgGGCACTGCCAGCGTTAATCCGGGCACCGCGCGGGGCTGACGGAGGATGCGGCAGGGTCGGGGGTCAGCGCCAGCCCCCGCTGCGCTCGCTTCAACATCCTCAGCGGCTCAGGTCCTGCGTATTTCACACCTACcccctcccacacacacacacagagacacacatttcccccctctccctggGCCGCCTAATCATTTGTGGCGAGCTAATTAATGAGCCGCCTATGCCCCGCGATGCTCGGCTTCTTACGGGTTGCAACGAGAGGCGGCTTCGCTCCTCCCCATCTCTCCTGCCGCTGACTCTGCCCACTGAAAAGCCGCACGAAGAAGCCGAGGAGGAGAGAAATGGAGGGGGAATTGGGCAGGATCAAAGGCCGCCTGCCCTCGCTGCTCTTGGCGTTGCTCGGCCTCGGGCCAGGTGAGTGCGTGGCTCAACACGGAAAAAAAACACGTCCCGCGGGAGCAAAGTGGCAAAGCGGGTTGGCTGCGGGGTGAGTTCGGCGAGCAGGGATGCTGACCCCATCCTGCCTTCTTCTTGCCTGCTTCGGGCTTCACTGCAGCCCACCCCGACCTCTGCCCCCTCcatctctcagcgctccctggcATCTCGGCTTTAACGAGACGTTTCGTAACGAGGCGACGGCCGGGTGACCACGGacatccctccccctcccttcttcccactcCATCAACCCCACCGGGGTCCCGTCACCCCTATAGTGGCTTCTGCCATGTGCCGCTGTCTCCCCACCGAGCCCTTTAACCCCCCCGGGGCTGTGCCAGATCCGGCTGAGAAGCGGCTTCTTATGTAAAGCGGGAAGGAGGAATCCCCTTAATTCCCGGCGTGCTAATCCACACATTCAataactcccctaaaccctccgATTCCTACAGAAAGCATCTAATAGTCCGGCCAGATTAgcggggggtgggagggggtaGAAagggggggatgtggggggttTATCTGCCTACCGATTAATTGGCTTCACGAGCAAGACgggctgctgccagccatgGGGCTGTGGCACAAGGTGCCAACCCCGCCAGGCTGATGACAAATATCTGACCCAGCTAGATGGAAAATAGGCTGTTAATGATGCTTCGgagttttccagctgctttctttgATCAAAGGGATTTGATATCAAAGTgtaaaggggggggggggggggtgatgAGAAAGAGCAAAACCTGGACTCGTGGGTGAATAAACCCAGGGCTAAAAATCAGCCCCGGAGCTCGGTTTGGTTGATCTTGTCGGGGTGCTGAACGCATTCTGATGCGTTCAACATCGCGTTTATCCCTTTTGCCTCTCCTCCCAGCATCAGGGCTGCGGAGATTCGGGCTCCCCGCATCCCGGAGTAAACAGGACGAGCGGGGAGGCGAGGCGCTGGCTGTGCCTGGCCGAGCCCTGGCACCAGTCGCCTTTTCCCAGCCCTCATTTCCTCCAGCTCCTCATAAAATAGCTCGGGGGGGGCCGGAGGGGACCCCTCCTCACACACCCATCCCACGTGGGACTTCGGATGTCCCGTGGGAGGCTGGAAAACGCCGGGAGGGGGTTGAAGGGAGGATGATGCCCGAGGGGTGCTGATGGACAGACGGACGTGCCCCTCCAGGCCTTGCACGGACACAGCGAGGGATGGGGCGAGAGCATCTGCTCAAAGTCCTCTGTGAGAAGCCTGATGAGCTTCTTCCCAGGTCCTTTGTGCTGCTTGAGGATGATGTTTGTTCACATCTGTCCCCATCCGGACCCAAACCCCGGTGTTTTGGGACTCTCATCCTCCCTCTCACCACTCCTTTGATTTCCCCCACGGCCTCCGACTCCCACGCACGGGCTGAGCATCCTCCTTCTAGGCTCGACGAGAACCACGCAGTGATGGTGCCCGCGGCCAAAGCAGCTTCCCAGGGTCCTGAAAACTTCGCGCTCACCCGGGGAAGTGTCAGAAATGCGGTGGGCTTTAAGATTCATCTGGAAGCACCAGGAATGGAGCCTGGGATAAGTAGGATCAAAGCATCAAAAGCTCCAGCGACATGGAGCACTTCttataaagcaaagcaaagaggcAGCTTGAAACGTGGGGTTGTTGGAGGGTTTTATACCAAGGGAACACTCGGATGTCTGTGTTTAATCTCCTTTAATATCAAGGCACATCTGCTTCTGCCTCCCGCGGGTAGGGGGCGAGCGGAGGGGGATGCACCGAGGTGATGCAGGACCCGGTGGGTGATGGGACCCATCCCAGATGGACTGGAGGCAAAGCTGCTGGTCCCGACTTGGCTGAACATCCCAGTTTCCACGTGGGATGAGGCTGGGGGAGAAGGGGACGTTGTTATCCCATGGCAGAGGGGCGTGGGGGGCCGCGGGGGCCGGGAGAGGAGACAGCTTGTAGGTAGGCGGGAGCTGCCAGGAGAGAGGGAGGTGCTGCCAAGCTGCTCCTGGCGTGgtgtggggtggttttttttggttttttttttttttttttttttttttttgcaagagagCTGTCTATGCTGCCAAAAAAATGTGAAATCTCATGATGGAAGCTCAGATGGGGCGGTTGAAACGTGCCCTTCGGGCTCAGGGGGTGGGttagaagcagcaaagcccatcccTGCAGGAATCACCCAGGTGCTGAAGCGGCGAGGAGGTGGCTCTATCCCTCCTGCCCATCCCCTCGGCCACCCACTGCTCTCCCCCATCACTTTAACCCCTTGTTGGTTTTCCGTAGGGATCTTGGCCGAGACACATTTTAAGGAGGACAATGAGCTTTTGCAGCTGCTGGCTAGGAACTCCTCCCAGACTCTGTTGGAACGTTGTTCTGGTGAGAGCCCGGGGGCAGCCCCGGGGTCGGCAGAGTTCAGATGAGGCACCTGCATCTGAACTAGTAGATGCTTGATGGATATCTTTTAGCACCTAGTGTCCAAGCCCTGGCATCTTTCCCTCCCTGACGGAGCAGGAGGCGGCTCTGACAGCATTTAAGGACTTTTATTGGGTGGGGACACATCCCAGTCCCCAGCCTGGAGAGGGACCAGACAATAGAGAGGAGACCAAGAGACTTCGTCAGGGCAGGGAgatgctgcttctttccttccaaaAAGGGATCCATCCCCCAGGGTCCTTCAATCCCTTTCTTGTTCCTGATCTCCCTTGTCCCCAACACATCCAGTGACTTTGTGCCTtgtctgcagagctactctttgGCCAAGCTCGAGCTCAGCCCCAGCAAGTGAACGGTGTCCTGGGGGGGTCTGTGTTGCTCTCCCCAACTCTCCCCCCCAACAAGACAGTGAAGGAGATCGAGTGGAGCTTTGCAGGCGGTGCTGGTGCCACCATTCAAGTGGCAGAGTTTGGCCCAGGTGGCTTTGAGAGGCCTGACCCCAAGGATCGCTTCAAGGAGAGACTGGAGATGCTGAACCAGACGGTGCTGAGGATCAGGGCCCTGGAACGAGGGGACAGTGGGGTCTACGGGGCTCGGCTCAAGCTGCACCCAGCACTGGTGGAGGATCAGGCCTTCAACCTCTCTGTCTACGGTGAGTGGCTGCACCCTGAGCTTTGGCAGAGGTGCTGGGGACAAAACCAGACAGCTCCGAGTGCAAGGGCTAAGCTGTTTTTCcggtggggaaactgaggcacaaaggAGTGCTGGTGGTTTAGACCTCAACCTTTGCACCCTGGTGTGATCAACCCCTTAAGTTATGTAAAAGGCCAAATCCTGCCACCCAAGAgtggctctgtgtgtgctgctggggacaAGGGTGATGGTAGGGATGAGTAGGGTGGGCAAATCCCTTCTGTCTCACACTCATCTGCCCCTTCCATTGGATACAGAGTCAGTGCCAAGTCCAAGGACCCGCAGCCAACTCTTGGCCAGCACCTTGGAGTGGTGCAACCTGACCTTGCAGTGCCAGGGTGCTGGCAAAGGAGCTGTGAATGTCACTTGGAAGAGGGACAACATCATCAGGGACCTGACCTCTGACAGCCACCAGCTCTCATCGGATGGGACCACCCTAAGAGTGGCCCTGCCCCCCACTGCTGCCAACGTCACCTACACCTGCACTGTCAGCAACCCTGCTGACCAAAAAGTTGTCCTCTTTGACCTACAAGCCATCTGCCAAAGTGGAGGTGAGACCCTCAGGGGTCCAACTGGAGCCGAGGAAGAACTCCCCCGAGAGGGTTGtcagctgtgccaggctgcccagggagctggaggagtgcccagccctggagggatcccaaagctgtggggctgaggtgctgagggctgtgggtcagtgctgggctgggcaaggGGAAGTTAATGGTTGGATTCCAGGAGGTtcaaggacttttccaacccaaaggattctgtgattcaaagaTGCTTGTGCAAACTTCCTGCACAGAGCAGGGAAGGTGTTGCCGTGCTGTACCTGCAGAAGACAGTGACAGGACATGaagaaatgggttcaagttgccccaggagaggttgagattggagctgaggcagaactgtttccctgtgaggggtgtcagcccctgtgccaggctgcccagggagctggggcagtgcccagccctggagggatcccaaagccatggagctggggtgctgagggctgtgggtcagtgctgggctgggcagggtgaggtcaatggttggactccaggagcttaaatGGCTTTTCCAAGTCAAACATCTCTGATCCTTTGATCTCTGCCCTCCCAGGGAGTCAGACCTCCTTCTCAAAGTCAGGCTACATCGTCCTGACCCTCATCCTGCTGGCAGTGAGCTTGGGGGGAGCTTTCTGGTGCTGGCGAATGAACAGTGAGAAGGCTGCAGACCCAGGCAAGTGAAGCTCCCACCCTTAAGGAGCTGGCACAGCTTGAGGGAGGGACCTGAGGGGAGTCCCAGTCCCGGTCCCTCTTATGCCACCTCACCCCACTGCAGCTGCCACCCCCACGGTGCCCGCTGAGGAGAGTCCTTCTGACCCCCAGTATGCTGAGATCGTGCGTCGCAGCCCCCCGGAAGGTAATGATCAGGTGAGGCCCCCGgggaggctgggggctgctgcctggggagggtcTAGGGGGCTGCCTGAGAATCCCTGCCATGCTGGGAGGGGTCCTGATCACACTGGGAAGTCATAACCGCATCGTCCCAACCCCACGGGTGCAAGTTGGGCTTTGAGCCAGGGCTGAGCGTCCCACCGAAGCTCCCTGggggctgccccatccctcagcagcttcctcctcccttccaaCACCCCCTAATTTCTACCACAGGGCCTGGGTCACCCCGAGAATAAGCAGGAGCAGGGTTCAGCTCAGAAAGCACCGGTGAGCACCGTGTACGAGCAGATCCGACGAGCGCCAGAGGACACGGCCGAGGAGGTGACGTAGC
It encodes:
- the LOC133628355 gene encoding SLAM family member 9-like isoform X2, which gives rise to MEGELGRIKGRLPSLLLALLGLGPELLFGQARAQPQQVNGVLGGSVLLSPTLPPNKTVKEIEWSFAGGAGATIQVAEFGPGGFERPDPKDRFKERLEMLNQTVLRIRALERGDSGVYGARLKLHPALVEDQAFNLSVYESVPSPRTRSQLLASTLEWCNLTLQCQGAGKGAVNVTWKRDNIIRDLTSDSHQLSSDGTTLRVALPPTAANVTYTCTVSNPADQKVVLFDLQAICQSGGSQTSFSKSGYIVLTLILLAVSLGGAFWCWRMNSEKAADPAATPTVPAEESPSDPQYAEIVRRSPPEGNDQGLGHPENKQEQGSAQKAPVSTVYEQIRRAPEDTAEEVT
- the LOC133628355 gene encoding SLAM family member 9-like isoform X1 → MEGELGRIKGRLPSLLLALLGLGPELLFGQARAQPQQVNGVLGGSVLLSPTLPPNKTVKEIEWSFAGGAGATIQVAEFGPGGFERPDPKDRFKERLEMLNQTVLRIRALERGDSGVYGARLKLHPALVEDQAFNLSVYESVPSPRTRSQLLASTLEWCNLTLQCQGAGKGAVNVTWKRDNIIRDLTSDSHQLSSDGTTLRVALPPTAANVTYTCTVSNPADQKVVLFDLQAICQSGGSQTSFSKSGYIVLTLILLAVSLGGAFWCWRMNSEKAADPAATPTVPAEESPSDPQYAEIVRRSPPEGNDQGLGHPENKQEQGSAQKAPVSTVYEQIRRAPEDTAEEAAVEPEELPQGL